Proteins from a single region of Phycisphaeraceae bacterium D3-23:
- a CDS encoding CCA tRNA nucleotidyltransferase gives MPLPCESPRQAALTVIRTLRSAGHTAYLAGGCVRDALLGLDPKDYDVATDATPDRVQQLFPSTAAVGAAFGVVLAYIRKPGPGRHTIEVATFRADGHYADGRRPDDVRFTTAQEDAQRRDFTINGLFADPPPEDAREGTQDTIIDYVGGQADLKQGVIRAIGDPTARFGEDYLRMLRAVRFAARFGFAIEPKTAQAIKQHAPKLDQIARERIGDEVRRMVMGKHPPIAVQRLYDLGLDRTIFDAPAQDLNTEPLERLSDQAHYATRLSVWMHGRTPMQGVKAIRQALMLSNEECDDYRDLMGLTAELSHWDGASVAARKRLASHRQWPQAMTKWEATFLRDFIERIKADVAALQNDGIGLAPAPFVTGDDLIALGLKPGPHFKTLLDQTYDAQLEGRVKTKQEARTFAQARSSEQ, from the coding sequence ATGCCGCTCCCCTGCGAAAGCCCCAGGCAAGCCGCCCTCACGGTCATCCGCACCCTGCGGTCGGCGGGACACACCGCCTACCTCGCGGGCGGCTGCGTGCGCGACGCCCTGCTCGGGCTGGACCCCAAGGACTACGACGTCGCCACCGACGCCACACCCGACAGAGTCCAACAGCTTTTCCCCAGCACCGCCGCCGTGGGCGCGGCCTTCGGCGTCGTGCTGGCCTACATCCGCAAGCCCGGTCCAGGCCGACACACGATCGAGGTCGCCACTTTCCGCGCCGACGGCCACTACGCCGACGGCCGCAGGCCCGACGACGTCCGATTCACCACCGCCCAGGAAGACGCCCAGCGCCGCGACTTCACGATCAACGGCCTCTTCGCCGACCCACCCCCGGAAGACGCGCGCGAGGGCACGCAGGACACCATCATCGACTACGTCGGCGGGCAGGCGGACTTGAAGCAAGGCGTGATCCGCGCGATCGGCGACCCCACCGCCCGCTTCGGCGAGGACTACCTCCGCATGCTCCGGGCCGTTCGGTTTGCCGCGCGGTTTGGGTTTGCCATCGAGCCCAAGACAGCGCAGGCCATCAAGCAGCACGCCCCCAAGCTCGACCAGATCGCCCGCGAACGCATCGGGGATGAGGTACGAAGGATGGTGATGGGTAAGCATCCGCCGATCGCAGTGCAACGTCTGTACGACCTGGGCCTGGACCGCACGATCTTCGACGCCCCCGCCCAGGATCTCAATACCGAGCCCCTCGAACGCTTGAGCGATCAGGCCCACTACGCAACGCGCCTGTCGGTTTGGATGCACGGCCGGACACCGATGCAAGGCGTAAAAGCGATCAGGCAGGCGCTGATGCTGTCCAACGAAGAGTGCGACGACTATCGCGATCTCATGGGATTGACCGCAGAATTGTCTCATTGGGACGGCGCTTCGGTCGCCGCGCGAAAGCGCTTGGCCAGCCACCGCCAATGGCCCCAGGCCATGACGAAGTGGGAGGCGACTTTCCTCCGCGATTTCATCGAACGCATCAAGGCCGATGTTGCGGCATTACAAAACGACGGCATCGGCCTCGCCCCCGCCCCCTTCGTCACCGGCGACGACCTCATCGCGCTGGGCCTCAAGCCCGGCCCACACTTCAAGACCCTCCTCGACCAGACCTACGACGCCCAGCTCGAAGGCCGAGTCAAGACCAAACAAGAAGCACGCACTTTCGCGCAAGCGAGATCGAGTGAACAGTAG
- the purB gene encoding adenylosuccinate lyase yields the protein MTDDTTYVSPLASRNASPRMQAIWSPRTKFTTWRKLWLALAESEMELGLGVTQQQVEELRDHLDDIDYDNAAQYEKKLRHDVMAHVHALGDIAPGARPIIHLGATSQFVVCNTELIQLRDGLMCIAEKLATVIDRLGTFAKTYRAMPTLGFTHYQPAQPTTVGKRATLWAQELAMALEEVEHRIDTLRFRGVKGTTGTQASFLALFDGDHGKVEQLDRRVTEKMGWDPDKRYAVTGQTYPRLLDAMVGATLGTVAAAVMKMATDIRLLSNRLEMDEPFGKSQIGSSAMPYKRNPMRCERMCGLSRFVISLVQAPFTTAAEQWMERTLDDSSCRRLTLPEPFLALDGVLDIAVNVTSGLVVYDKMVAANLAKYLPFMATENIMMAAVRQGGDRQELHEVIRKHAIAVATRVKEEGAENDLLARLKEEPGFSGVDLSDVLDATQYVGRAPEQVDVFLDEVVAPIRERYAAALTYDPALKV from the coding sequence ATGACCGACGATACCACCTACGTCTCGCCGCTGGCCTCCCGCAACGCCTCGCCCCGGATGCAGGCCATCTGGTCCCCCCGCACGAAGTTCACCACCTGGCGAAAGCTCTGGCTGGCGCTGGCCGAAAGCGAGATGGAGCTCGGCCTCGGTGTCACACAGCAACAGGTCGAGGAGCTGCGCGACCACCTCGACGATATCGACTACGACAACGCGGCCCAATACGAGAAAAAGCTCCGGCACGACGTCATGGCCCACGTCCACGCGCTGGGCGATATCGCGCCTGGGGCAAGGCCGATCATCCACCTGGGCGCGACCAGCCAGTTCGTGGTGTGCAACACCGAATTGATCCAGCTGCGCGACGGGTTGATGTGTATCGCCGAGAAGCTTGCGACGGTGATCGATCGGCTGGGCACCTTCGCCAAGACGTACCGCGCGATGCCGACGCTGGGGTTTACACACTACCAGCCCGCCCAGCCCACGACCGTCGGCAAGCGCGCGACACTGTGGGCGCAGGAACTCGCGATGGCGCTCGAAGAGGTCGAGCACCGCATCGACACGCTGCGCTTCCGCGGCGTCAAGGGCACGACCGGCACGCAGGCATCCTTCCTTGCGCTGTTCGACGGGGACCACGGCAAGGTCGAGCAGCTCGACCGTCGGGTCACCGAAAAAATGGGCTGGGACCCGGACAAGCGGTATGCCGTGACAGGGCAGACGTACCCTCGGCTGCTTGATGCGATGGTCGGCGCGACGCTGGGGACGGTGGCGGCGGCGGTCATGAAGATGGCGACGGATATCCGCTTGTTGTCGAATCGCTTGGAGATGGATGAGCCGTTCGGGAAGAGTCAGATCGGGTCGTCGGCGATGCCTTACAAACGCAATCCGATGCGGTGCGAGCGGATGTGCGGGCTGTCGCGTTTTGTGATCTCGCTGGTGCAGGCCCCGTTCACGACCGCGGCCGAGCAGTGGATGGAGCGGACGCTCGACGACTCGTCTTGCCGACGCCTGACGCTGCCCGAGCCGTTCCTCGCGCTCGACGGCGTGCTGGACATCGCGGTCAACGTTACGTCGGGTCTGGTGGTGTATGACAAGATGGTCGCCGCGAACCTGGCGAAGTACCTGCCGTTCATGGCGACGGAGAACATCATGATGGCGGCCGTGCGTCAGGGCGGCGACCGGCAGGAGTTGCACGAAGTCATCCGCAAGCACGCGATCGCGGTGGCGACGCGGGTGAAGGAAGAGGGCGCGGAGAACGATTTACTGGCGCGTCTGAAAGAAGAGCCGGGGTTCAGCGGCGTCGATCTGTCGGATGTCCTCGACGCGACGCAGTATGTGGGCCGGGCGCCCGAGCAGGTGGATGTGTTCCTGGACGAGGTCGTCGCGCCGATCCGGGAGCGTTACGCGGCGGCGCTGACTTATGACCCGGCGTTAAAGGTATAG
- a CDS encoding sigma-70 family RNA polymerase sigma factor, whose protein sequence is MDDRRQGVPSPMDQSSDADLIELIQQGDRSALGTLLERHQQRLFNVALRMVSNRDDAAEITQDAMLKICEHIDSFRSDAKITTWMTRIVMNLSISLLRKRKVRNHISLESSGPSQNGEDAAASLRHVLDDPREPGPAQSVETGEMLEKLKNAIGRLDDDFRAVLVLRDIDQMDYQQIAETLDLKTGTVKSRLFRARLALRQEMQQLDHPRQTSTPH, encoded by the coding sequence ATGGACGACCGCCGGCAAGGGGTGCCAAGCCCGATGGACCAGTCCAGCGATGCCGACCTGATCGAGCTGATCCAGCAGGGCGATCGGTCCGCGCTGGGCACGCTGCTCGAAAGGCACCAGCAGCGGCTGTTCAACGTCGCCCTGCGGATGGTCTCCAACCGCGACGATGCGGCCGAGATCACCCAGGACGCGATGCTCAAGATCTGCGAGCACATCGATAGTTTCCGCAGCGACGCCAAGATCACGACCTGGATGACGCGGATCGTGATGAACCTCAGCATCTCACTTCTGCGCAAGCGTAAAGTCCGTAACCACATCAGCTTAGAGTCGTCTGGGCCGTCCCAGAACGGTGAGGATGCGGCCGCGTCATTGCGCCACGTCCTGGACGATCCGCGGGAACCCGGGCCCGCCCAGAGCGTCGAAACCGGTGAGATGCTTGAAAAGCTCAAGAACGCGATCGGCCGACTCGATGACGACTTCCGGGCCGTCCTCGTGCTCCGCGATATCGACCAGATGGACTATCAGCAGATCGCCGAGACCCTCGACCTCAAGACCGGCACCGTGAAGAGCCGGCTGTTCCGCGCCCGGCTCGCGCTGCGCCAGGAGATGCAGCAACTCGACCATCCCCGGCAAACCTCAACGCCGCACTGA
- a CDS encoding DNA internalization-related competence protein ComEC/Rec2, with product MLGSGDTLKHEAATQWGQRLLVRLAVAWMLGAVAGWLLSLLWLWVALTGAVLVVSVVVGWRQKGDSDKASARRRGSALWLALVALACASAAWLIAQRDYIASNTVARFVYDEGAIARVQGTVTSTPRDVMPGGGSFGGFNYRDPGTLFELEVDAVDAGGGFEPAAGAILVRLKQHDHRLALGQRIEAVGWLSAIGETQNPGEFDYRAYLAREGVYGRMTLMRRGNWQELAPPPRFTLLGLRRMISDAAAASLRLGLPHDPVQTGLLEALLLGRRTGDIKDLSDSFRAVGLAHVLSISGAHLGILLVLVWGLGRLLIGRPTVVAWVVFAVLVLFMLAVPWRTPIVRAAVMAGVFCVGYGLGRRLRGIEMLAAAAVIVLVWKPTDLFTAGFQLSFGAVGGLLLFSRPVSLWIWPEPTVRVVHPTATQQGVRWFVDFVAVSLVAFAVAVPLVMFHFKLLSPLAALLSLFALPVLTALLGVGYLKILLGLFLPSASSLLAMPVAWLADTMVSLVEQSERLPASSFPLMNQPTVAWTGAALGVVIATMSGWFRRRWPALLLAAVLLVGWGVWEQRAVPERLAGADEPAVELVMFGVGDGSCYLVRSGGEALMFDCGSQAFLQIGERSIVPALSAMGVTRLEVLMLSHPDLDHFVGALDVVDAVEVGEVVVSAELMREAEAYPDGAASFLLVELRERGYEPTVAGAGWSRTLGDAELTMLWPVEGFESDANNDHSLVLRCDAGGRRVLLNGDIQGDAIAALLASDTDLQADVTDLPHHGSWVAQSPDWFEAVGPSVVLQSSGPRRPDEDRWAQPLAEAGVPRLTTEAMGMVHLAITHDGRIVWEGHKGGRGAIEE from the coding sequence GTGCTGGGTTCCGGCGACACGTTGAAGCACGAGGCGGCCACGCAGTGGGGGCAGCGGCTGCTCGTGCGCTTGGCGGTGGCGTGGATGCTGGGCGCGGTGGCGGGGTGGTTGTTAAGTTTGTTGTGGCTGTGGGTCGCGCTCACGGGCGCGGTGTTGGTGGTTTCGGTCGTCGTCGGCTGGCGACAAAAGGGGGACAGCGACAAGGCCTCGGCGCGGCGGCGCGGCTCGGCGTTGTGGCTCGCGCTGGTGGCGCTCGCGTGCGCCTCGGCGGCGTGGCTGATCGCGCAGCGCGACTACATCGCAAGCAACACCGTCGCGCGGTTTGTCTACGACGAGGGCGCGATCGCGCGGGTGCAGGGCACGGTCACCAGCACGCCGCGCGACGTCATGCCAGGCGGCGGCAGCTTCGGGGGCTTCAACTACCGCGACCCGGGCACGCTCTTCGAGCTGGAGGTGGACGCCGTCGATGCGGGCGGCGGGTTCGAGCCCGCCGCCGGCGCGATCCTCGTGCGCCTCAAGCAGCACGACCACCGCCTCGCGCTGGGCCAGCGCATCGAGGCGGTGGGCTGGCTCAGCGCGATCGGCGAGACGCAGAACCCGGGCGAATTCGACTACCGCGCGTACCTCGCACGCGAAGGGGTCTACGGCCGGATGACGCTGATGCGCCGCGGCAACTGGCAAGAACTTGCGCCGCCGCCACGCTTCACGCTGCTGGGTTTGCGTCGGATGATCAGCGACGCCGCCGCGGCATCGCTGCGCCTCGGGCTGCCGCACGACCCGGTGCAGACGGGTTTATTGGAGGCACTCTTGCTGGGCCGACGCACGGGTGACATTAAGGACCTGAGCGACTCGTTCCGTGCGGTTGGGCTGGCGCATGTGCTGTCGATCAGCGGCGCGCACCTGGGGATCTTGCTGGTGCTGGTGTGGGGACTGGGGCGGTTGTTGATCGGTCGGCCGACGGTAGTGGCGTGGGTGGTGTTTGCGGTGCTGGTGCTGTTCATGCTGGCGGTGCCCTGGCGGACGCCGATTGTGCGTGCGGCGGTGATGGCGGGTGTGTTCTGCGTGGGGTATGGGCTGGGTCGTCGGCTGCGCGGGATCGAGATGCTGGCGGCGGCGGCGGTGATCGTGCTGGTGTGGAAGCCGACGGACCTGTTTACTGCGGGGTTTCAGCTGAGCTTCGGCGCGGTCGGCGGGCTGCTCTTGTTTTCCCGGCCCGTGTCGCTTTGGATTTGGCCTGAGCCGACGGTGCGAGTGGTCCACCCGACGGCGACGCAACAGGGGGTCCGGTGGTTTGTCGATTTTGTCGCGGTGAGTCTCGTGGCCTTCGCGGTCGCGGTGCCTTTGGTGATGTTCCACTTCAAGCTGCTGAGCCCGTTGGCGGCGCTCTTGTCGCTGTTCGCGCTGCCGGTGCTGACGGCGCTCCTGGGTGTGGGCTACTTGAAGATACTGCTGGGCTTGTTTCTGCCCAGCGCGTCGTCGCTCTTGGCGATGCCGGTGGCGTGGCTGGCGGACACGATGGTGTCGTTGGTGGAGCAGTCGGAGCGTCTGCCGGCGTCGAGCTTCCCGCTGATGAACCAGCCGACGGTGGCGTGGACGGGTGCGGCGCTCGGGGTCGTCATCGCGACGATGTCGGGGTGGTTTCGGCGACGATGGCCGGCATTGTTGTTGGCGGCGGTGCTGCTCGTGGGCTGGGGGGTGTGGGAGCAGCGTGCCGTGCCCGAGCGTCTCGCGGGGGCGGATGAGCCGGCGGTCGAACTGGTGATGTTCGGCGTGGGCGACGGGTCGTGCTACCTGGTGCGCAGCGGCGGCGAGGCGTTGATGTTTGATTGCGGTTCGCAGGCGTTCTTGCAGATCGGGGAGCGCAGCATCGTGCCGGCACTGAGCGCGATGGGCGTCACGCGGCTTGAGGTGTTGATGCTGTCGCACCCGGACCTCGACCACTTTGTGGGCGCGCTCGATGTGGTGGACGCGGTGGAGGTCGGCGAAGTGGTCGTGTCGGCCGAGCTGATGCGGGAGGCGGAAGCGTACCCGGACGGTGCCGCGTCGTTTCTGCTGGTGGAGTTGCGCGAGCGGGGGTACGAGCCGACCGTCGCTGGCGCGGGCTGGTCGCGGACGCTGGGCGATGCGGAACTCACAATGCTTTGGCCTGTGGAGGGGTTCGAGTCGGATGCGAACAACGACCATTCGCTGGTGCTACGCTGCGACGCGGGCGGCCGACGGGTCTTGTTGAACGGCGATATTCAAGGCGACGCGATCGCCGCGCTGCTTGCGTCGGACACCGACCTCCAAGCGGATGTGACCGACCTGCCGCACCACGGGAGCTGGGTCGCCCAGTCGCCCGACTGGTTCGAGGCGGTGGGGCCGTCGGTGGTGTTGCAGTCGTCGGGGCCGCGCCGTCCCGACGAGGACCGCTGGGCGCAGCCGCTCGCGGAGGCGGGCGTGCCTCGGCTGACGACGGAGGCGATGGGGATGGTACACCTCGCGATCACGCACGACGGGCGGATCGTATGGGAGGGGCACAAGGGCGGGCGTGGGGCGATCGAGGAATAG
- a CDS encoding peptidoglycan recognition family protein, translated as MPDKRTFRVLTALIVGMTAISAVLMVLDPGPVHNGSSIPLSALEQDDPVSIDEALFTTKKPLSGDWQYIIIHDSRGQAGSVADLERFWDQYYASQGLSPRGAGYHFVVNDAAGKSDGEIEVCQRWQEQYPGGYIDAEGDDHWNRIAIGICVMGDADGRAFTDNQMASLTALVRELQQKFDIPRERIIVQVGQSADPAAYFPEAQFRRQLAN; from the coding sequence GTGCCAGATAAACGAACATTCCGTGTCCTTACCGCATTGATCGTCGGCATGACCGCGATCAGCGCGGTGTTGATGGTTCTCGACCCCGGCCCGGTGCATAACGGGTCGAGCATCCCGCTGTCGGCGTTGGAGCAGGACGACCCGGTATCGATCGACGAGGCCTTGTTCACGACCAAGAAGCCGCTGAGCGGCGACTGGCAGTACATCATTATCCACGACAGCCGGGGCCAGGCCGGGTCCGTTGCCGACTTGGAACGGTTCTGGGACCAGTACTACGCCAGCCAGGGGCTCTCGCCCCGCGGTGCGGGCTACCACTTCGTCGTCAACGACGCGGCGGGCAAGTCCGATGGCGAGATCGAGGTCTGCCAGCGGTGGCAGGAGCAGTACCCGGGCGGTTATATCGACGCCGAGGGCGATGACCACTGGAACCGCATCGCGATCGGTATCTGCGTCATGGGCGATGCGGACGGGCGGGCCTTCACCGACAACCAGATGGCGTCTCTGACGGCCTTGGTCCGGGAACTCCAGCAGAAATTCGACATCCCACGCGAGCGGATCATCGTGCAGGTCGGGCAGAGTGCCGACCCTGCGGCGTACTTCCCCGAGGCCCAGTTCCGGCGACAGTTGGCCAACTGA
- a CDS encoding serine/threonine-protein kinase yields the protein MAEFHQIAGYDVVATLGQGAASTLYAVRDKKGDVYCLKRVVKNSPSEQRFLDQAICEYEVAQQVDSPLLRKVHRLIKHRALIRTNEVLVLLEMVEGKTIEHIKLASILSFCRLFHAAATGIKVMHDAGIVHADIKPSNIMITSEGKVKIIDFGQSCKVNTIKRRIQGTPDYIAPEQVLRRPITYRTDSFNLGATMYWKLTGRHVPTLIPKKDTAVSLRTESQGEFLPPIEIDPEVPPALSNLVMECVQTEPKQRPGSMDAIIDRLGIAASQAQRASSVSASSSDASEQRNAS from the coding sequence ATGGCTGAGTTTCATCAGATCGCCGGCTATGATGTGGTGGCGACCCTCGGACAGGGGGCCGCGAGCACGTTGTATGCGGTCCGGGATAAGAAGGGCGATGTCTATTGCCTCAAGCGGGTCGTCAAGAACTCGCCCAGCGAACAGCGCTTCCTCGACCAGGCGATCTGTGAATACGAGGTCGCCCAGCAGGTCGACAGCCCGCTCTTGCGTAAGGTCCACCGGCTGATCAAGCACCGCGCACTGATCCGGACCAACGAGGTGCTGGTGCTGCTTGAGATGGTTGAAGGTAAGACGATCGAGCACATCAAGCTCGCGTCGATCCTGTCGTTTTGTCGGCTGTTCCATGCCGCCGCGACAGGGATCAAGGTGATGCACGATGCCGGGATCGTCCACGCGGACATCAAGCCCAGCAACATCATGATCACCAGCGAGGGCAAGGTGAAGATCATCGACTTTGGCCAAAGCTGCAAGGTGAATACGATTAAGCGCCGGATCCAAGGGACGCCGGACTACATCGCGCCCGAGCAGGTGCTGCGTCGGCCGATCACGTACCGGACGGACAGCTTCAACCTCGGCGCGACGATGTATTGGAAATTGACCGGGCGTCACGTGCCGACACTGATCCCGAAGAAAGATACCGCCGTCTCGCTGCGGACCGAAAGCCAAGGCGAGTTTCTCCCGCCGATCGAGATCGACCCGGAGGTGCCGCCGGCCTTGTCGAACCTGGTGATGGAGTGCGTCCAGACCGAGCCCAAGCAGCGGCCCGGGTCGATGGATGCCATCATCGATCGCCTCGGAATCGCCGCGTCGCAGGCCCAGCGGGCGTCCTCGGTCAGCGCCTCGAGTTCGGATGCCTCCGAGCAGCGCAACGCCAGCTGA
- a CDS encoding DUF58 domain-containing protein, protein MPRPAPHRNTAPTLDGLMLAARQLVDGLYAGRHASPTRGTGAEFHDYRPYTPGDDLRAIDWKLYGRTDRYYLKRFRQETDLNLHLAVDGSASMAFAALDPKRGKQPLPTKLDTAKRLAAALALLAVRQGDRAGLCVFDTQLRCHHPASGSMRQLQTMTADLEQTTPAKGPADLGASLQQLGATLGRRGVVAVVSDLLDEPDGLLRSIDRLRHAGSEVVVFQVLTPDELDLGGAGERAAAHDRPRT, encoded by the coding sequence ATGCCCCGGCCCGCCCCCCACCGCAACACCGCCCCGACGCTCGACGGGCTCATGCTCGCCGCCCGGCAGCTCGTCGATGGGCTCTACGCCGGGCGTCACGCCTCGCCCACGCGCGGCACCGGGGCCGAGTTCCACGACTACCGACCCTACACCCCGGGCGACGACCTCCGCGCGATCGACTGGAAGCTCTACGGCCGAACCGACCGCTACTACCTCAAGCGCTTCCGCCAAGAAACCGACCTCAACCTCCACCTCGCCGTCGACGGATCGGCCTCGATGGCGTTCGCGGCGCTCGACCCGAAGCGCGGCAAACAACCGCTGCCGACCAAACTCGACACGGCCAAACGGCTGGCCGCGGCGCTCGCGCTCTTGGCGGTACGCCAGGGCGACCGGGCCGGCCTGTGCGTGTTCGACACGCAGCTCCGCTGCCACCACCCCGCGTCCGGCTCGATGCGCCAGCTCCAGACGATGACCGCCGACCTCGAACAAACCACACCCGCCAAGGGCCCCGCCGACCTGGGCGCCTCGCTCCAGCAGCTGGGCGCAACCCTGGGCCGACGCGGCGTGGTCGCGGTGGTGTCGGACCTGCTCGACGAGCCCGACGGTCTGCTGCGCTCGATCGACCGGCTGCGACACGCGGGGTCGGAGGTTGTCGTCTTCCAGGTCCTCACCCCCGACGAGCTCGACCTCGGCGGCGCGGGCGAACGCGCGGCTGCGCATGACCGACCCCGAACGTGA
- a CDS encoding DUF4159 domain-containing protein, with protein MHKLYPLFVFALAAVVLCAGIATPAQAQGQQLTDEEVTVAIDKIKDYLFESQDASGAWFGSYQSGPNDGNEAHRWGETAMAVLALIVSGESPQRPEIQKALELLAEVEIQGVYPLSMRTHVWSYLPERFKPLLNRDGSTMLESAYQGARFNYYVYGTDRFNPNDTRIDNSTTQYGILALWQVAKRGGRIPDPFWRAAVENFLEMQKNDGGWAYSTAPNTTQSMTCAGLAVMLVAQQELFRGQDTPNDAVQASINAGLDFLDRNWSIAEMNAHGGASYTFYGYERVGLASGRKYFGGEDWFAAIARHIVGKNARYGDSVHMAAFELMFLARGRVPVWINKLQIDGVDWNNRPNDVYFLNRYISNFIETEVNWQIVDINTDPDEWMSAPLMWLSSPRAIDFTDEQVAKIKRYLDMGGTLIVNPENRSSAMRDSVMTLAERMYPHLAFADMEATHPMARLVSGEQQARRGPAIKVLSNGARDLIILPQQDWGMDFQRDENPDPGRDDHWRYITNIYAVVTDRGKLTPRLSSPLVPRQQRASQGTIKVVTATIGDTPLPEADVYSAMRNVLFNQTGYELLVEQMPLVDIAAADPTLVHLIGVNAAQLSMAEQDALKAYIASGGTVLVETLGGRSDFASTLTRQLATAVSGQDELLRNSIGPIINGRGLPEGSVRNSRVIFRPLTIELANPGTNMMLRGIRKDDRFPVLISNEDLSLGMLGVRQYGINGYSVDSARNIMTNILLEAEKAHPGSDEPTVPAEAATPAAEPDVTAPAGG; from the coding sequence ATGCACAAACTCTATCCGTTGTTCGTTTTCGCTTTGGCGGCCGTTGTCCTTTGTGCCGGTATCGCGACACCTGCGCAGGCCCAAGGCCAGCAGCTGACCGACGAAGAGGTCACTGTCGCGATCGATAAGATCAAGGACTACCTTTTTGAGTCGCAGGACGCGAGCGGGGCGTGGTTCGGGTCGTACCAGAGCGGTCCCAACGACGGGAACGAGGCCCACCGGTGGGGCGAGACCGCGATGGCGGTGCTGGCGCTGATCGTGTCGGGCGAGTCGCCCCAGCGGCCCGAGATCCAGAAGGCGCTGGAGCTCCTGGCGGAGGTCGAGATCCAGGGCGTCTACCCGCTCTCGATGCGGACGCACGTCTGGTCCTACTTGCCCGAGCGGTTCAAACCGCTGCTTAATCGTGACGGCTCGACCATGCTCGAATCCGCCTATCAGGGCGCACGCTTCAACTACTACGTCTACGGCACCGACCGCTTCAACCCCAACGACACCCGCATCGACAACTCGACCACGCAGTACGGTATCCTCGCGCTGTGGCAGGTCGCCAAGCGCGGCGGGCGGATCCCCGACCCGTTTTGGCGCGCGGCCGTCGAGAACTTCCTGGAGATGCAGAAGAACGACGGCGGCTGGGCCTACAGCACGGCGCCCAACACGACGCAGTCGATGACCTGTGCCGGGCTCGCCGTGATGCTCGTCGCGCAGCAGGAACTCTTCCGCGGGCAGGACACACCCAATGACGCGGTGCAGGCCTCGATCAACGCCGGGCTCGACTTCCTTGACCGCAACTGGAGCATCGCCGAGATGAATGCCCACGGCGGGGCCAGCTACACGTTTTACGGCTACGAGCGCGTCGGCCTCGCATCCGGACGCAAGTACTTTGGCGGGGAAGACTGGTTCGCCGCCATCGCCCGCCATATCGTCGGCAAGAACGCCCGCTACGGCGACAGCGTCCACATGGCCGCATTCGAGCTGATGTTCCTCGCCCGCGGCCGCGTCCCCGTCTGGATCAACAAGCTCCAGATCGACGGCGTCGACTGGAACAACCGGCCTAACGACGTCTACTTCTTGAACCGCTACATCAGCAACTTCATCGAGACCGAAGTCAACTGGCAGATCGTCGATATCAACACCGACCCCGACGAGTGGATGAGCGCCCCGCTGATGTGGCTGTCCTCGCCCCGCGCGATCGACTTCACCGACGAGCAGGTCGCGAAGATCAAGCGCTACCTCGACATGGGCGGCACGCTCATTGTCAACCCCGAAAACCGATCAAGCGCGATGCGCGACTCGGTCATGACCCTGGCCGAACGCATGTACCCGCACCTCGCGTTCGCCGACATGGAAGCGACACATCCGATGGCGCGCCTTGTCTCGGGCGAGCAGCAGGCCCGACGCGGCCCGGCGATCAAGGTGCTCAGCAATGGCGCACGCGACCTCATCATCCTCCCCCAGCAGGACTGGGGCATGGACTTCCAACGCGACGAGAACCCCGACCCCGGCCGCGACGACCACTGGCGCTACATCACCAACATCTATGCCGTCGTCACCGACCGCGGCAAGCTGACCCCGCGCCTGTCCAGCCCGCTGGTCCCGCGTCAGCAGCGCGCCAGCCAGGGCACCATCAAGGTCGTCACCGCAACGATCGGCGACACCCCGCTGCCCGAGGCCGATGTCTACTCAGCGATGCGCAATGTGCTGTTCAACCAGACCGGCTACGAGCTACTTGTTGAACAGATGCCGCTGGTGGATATCGCCGCGGCCGACCCGACCCTCGTCCACCTCATCGGTGTCAACGCCGCCCAACTCTCCATGGCCGAGCAGGACGCGCTCAAGGCCTACATCGCGTCCGGCGGCACCGTCCTCGTCGAAACGCTCGGCGGGCGCAGCGACTTCGCCTCAACCCTCACACGCCAGCTCGCCACCGCCGTCTCCGGCCAAGACGAGCTGCTCCGCAACAGCATCGGCCCGATCATCAACGGCCGGGGGCTGCCCGAGGGCTCGGTAAGAAACAGCCGCGTCATCTTCCGGCCGCTCACCATCGAACTCGCGAACCCCGGCACAAACATGATGCTCCGCGGCATCCGTAAGGACGACCGCTTCCCCGTCCTTATCTCCAACGAAGACCTTTCGCTGGGCATGCTCGGTGTCCGGCAGTACGGGATCAACGGCTACTCCGTCGACTCCGCCCGAAACATCATGACCAACATCCTGCTCGAAGCGGAAAAAGCCCACCCCGGCTCCGACGAGCCGACCGTCCCCGCCGAGGCCGCGACCCCCGCCGCCGAGCCGGACGTCACCGCGCCTGCCGGCGGCTGA